Proteins from a single region of Flaviflexus salsibiostraticola:
- a CDS encoding response regulator codes for MTLALLILDDEPEVRDALERDLIDLTGVLRIEVAESVEDAWGVIDDIDRDGDELAVALCDHRMPGTTGVEFLVEMMGDERTRAARKVLVTGQADLADTIRAVNEADLDYYLAKPWTAEELTSVVSDCMTDYVENEGIDPLPYMKALDRVRAMTIIRDRGDLA; via the coding sequence ATGACACTCGCACTTCTCATCCTCGACGATGAGCCGGAAGTCCGCGACGCACTCGAACGCGACCTCATCGACCTCACCGGTGTCCTCCGCATCGAGGTCGCCGAGAGCGTGGAGGATGCCTGGGGCGTCATCGATGACATCGACCGCGATGGCGACGAACTGGCGGTCGCCCTCTGCGACCACCGCATGCCGGGCACAACGGGCGTCGAGTTCCTCGTCGAGATGATGGGCGATGAGCGGACCCGGGCGGCCCGGAAAGTCCTCGTCACGGGGCAGGCCGATCTCGCCGACACGATCCGGGCCGTCAACGAAGCCGATCTCGATTACTACCTGGCGAAGCCGTGGACTGCCGAGGAGCTGACGTCGGTCGTCTCTGACTGCATGACCGACTACGTCGAGAACGAGGGAATCGATCCCCTTCCCTACATGAAGGCCCTCGACCGTGTGCGTGCCATGACGATCATCCGTGATCGCGGCGATCTGGCCTGA
- the rplL gene encoding 50S ribosomal protein L7/L12 translates to MAKLTPEELIEAFKELTLVELNDFVKKFEEEFEVTAAAPVAAVAAAGAPAGGEAAAEEEKSDFDVVLAAIGDKKVQVIKEVRALTSLGLKEAKDLVDSAPKAVLEGVDKETADKAKEALEAAGATVELK, encoded by the coding sequence ATGGCTAAGCTCACCCCCGAAGAGCTCATCGAAGCTTTCAAGGAGCTCACCCTCGTCGAGCTCAACGACTTCGTCAAGAAGTTCGAAGAGGAATTCGAAGTCACCGCAGCCGCTCCGGTTGCCGCTGTTGCAGCTGCTGGCGCCCCCGCCGGTGGCGAGGCCGCCGCTGAGGAGGAGAAGTCGGACTTCGACGTCGTCCTCGCCGCGATCGGTGACAAGAAGGTCCAGGTCATCAAGGAGGTCCGCGCCCTCACGTCGCTCGGACTGAAGGAAGCCAAGGACCTCGTCGATTCCGCTCCCAAGGCTGTCCTTGAGGGTGTCGACAAGGAGACCGCCGACAAGGCCAAGGAGGCCCTCGAGGCCGCCGGCGCCACCGTCGAGCTCAAGTGA
- the rplJ gene encoding 50S ribosomal protein L10: MARPNKSEAIAELVDLFRESSGALLTEYRGLTVEQLKDLRRAMGDNAEYKVAKNTLAKIAAKEAGVEGLDDELVGPTAIAFVKGDVATVAKSLRDFAKGNDKLVIKSGVLEGAIIPADDVAKLADLESREVLLAKAAGALKASLFKAAYVLQAPVTKTVRTVDALREKQENAA; this comes from the coding sequence ATGGCAAGGCCGAATAAGAGCGAAGCAATCGCTGAACTTGTGGACCTGTTCCGCGAGTCGAGCGGCGCTCTTCTGACCGAGTACCGCGGTCTCACCGTTGAGCAGCTGAAGGATCTTCGCCGCGCAATGGGTGACAACGCTGAGTACAAGGTTGCGAAGAACACTCTTGCGAAGATTGCCGCGAAGGAAGCCGGCGTGGAGGGTCTTGACGATGAACTCGTCGGCCCCACCGCTATCGCTTTCGTCAAGGGCGACGTTGCCACCGTGGCAAAGTCGCTCCGCGACTTCGCCAAGGGTAATGACAAGCTGGTCATCAAGTCCGGTGTCCTCGAAGGGGCTATCATCCCCGCCGATGACGTCGCGAAGCTTGCTGATCTCGAGTCGCGCGAAGTTCTGCTCGCCAAGGCGGCGGGTGCCCTCAAGGCATCCCTGTTCAAGGCTGCTTACGTTCTCCAGGCGCCGGTCACCAAGACCGTGCGCACCGTCGATGCCCTGCGCGAGAAGCAGGAAAACGCTGCCTGA